CAGCCACCGGCCTGGCGCATGGTCAGCCGGTACAGTGCACAGTTGTGCTCGCCCAGCCGCTCCAGGTCCGCGCGCGCCATCCGCTCGAACGCCGCACGGTCCTGCGCCGGCACCGCCACCTCGTCCACCGCCTGCGACAGCGCAACGCGGTCGCGCACCACCCTGCGCACGACCTCGCCGGCCTGCTCGCGGTACCCGGCCCGGAACGGGTCCGGCTGGCCGATGGCAGCCATCAGGGCCGCATACTTGCGAATCGAACGACGATAACTGCGGGTGAACAGCTCGCCAGCGGCGGACGGGTCCTGCTGCTCGCGGATCGCCACCATCGCCTGCGCGTAGTCATGCGGGGCCACGTCCAGAAACGCCTGCGGCGCACAGTTGCACAGCATCAGCGGGATATTGGCGGCCAGCCGGCTGGTACGCTCGTTGCCATCCTCGAACGGCAGCAGATAGGCCAGCGACACCCAGAGGAAAAAGGCGGCTTCCACCGGGTTGCGGGTACGCCGCGCCTTTTCCAGGATCTGCTCGAACATCTCGCCGAGCAGCAGCGGCGCATGCGACGGAATGTACACGCTATCGCCGATGCAGATCACTTTCTCGCGAATCGTGCCGAGCCCGTCCTCGTCGGCCAGCAGCCCCTGCATCAGTACCGCGTGCAGATTGCGCACCACCAGCGTGGTCATGCCGTAGCGCGGGACGCTGTCGACCAGGAACTCGATGGCCGCCTTGTGGTTGAGCAGCATGATCGTGTCGCGATCCAGCACGTCGGGCCGGACCGCCCGGAACAGCGCCTCCGTGGCCGGCAGCGTGTGCCGACCGCCATCGAGCCGGGATGACGAGCAGGACAGATCGGTCAGCAGCGGACCGAGCACGGCGCTGGCATAGGTGCCGGCCGGCTGCCGCCCCGTCAGTCTCGCCTCGTCGTACAGGGTGCCGGCCAGGCTTTCCGGCAGCAGGAAGGTCTGGTTAGGCTGGTAGTCGTCGATAAAGCGCCGCTGGAAGGCGACCGGAGCGTGCGCACCGGGCGATGCCGGCAGGCGGTAGCGGGTCGCCGCAGTCCGCCCGTGCCGTTCGACCAGGCCCTCGTCGACCAGGCGGTCGAGATAGCGGCGAACCGTCGCGGCGGATGCGCCGACCTGGAAAACGATTTCCCGGGGCGTGACATCGGGATGGCCTGCCGACGCCAACTGGTGCAGCAGACCGAGGATCGTGTTACGGAGATGGGCCTTGGCCATTATTCACTCGAAAATGATGCAAAACCGGCGCGACCCCCATCCTAAACCAGAAAGCATGAAAAACAAAAAATTGCTGCAAACCTGAGCGAAAATTGAGCGCAGATTGCCGCAACAGGAAAAGTGCCGGGCGGCGACATGACGCTGCCCGGCCGGTCCGGTGGCTCAGCCGTCCCACTCGCCGGTGGTAAAGAAGCGCTGATAGCGCTCGACCCACGGCGCAATGTCGATCCCCTGCGCGGCCAGCCAGTCCTGATTGAAATAGCTGTCCAGATAGCGTTCGCCGGAGTCGCAGATCAGCGTCACGATCGCGCCTTCACGTCCGTTGCGGTGCATCCCGGCCGCCAGTTCGCAGACGCCGAACAGGTTGGTGCCGGTCGACCCGCCGCATTTGCGCCCGAGCACCGACTCGAGAAAATGGATGGCACCGTAGCTGGCCGCATTGCGCACCTGGATCACCCGGTCGACGACTTCGGGAATGAACGATGGCTCGACGCGCGGCCGGCCAATCCCCTCCACCCCAGAGCCGCCTTCGCAGGTCAGGTGGTCGTCGCCGGTGTAGTAGCTGTCGTAGAACACCGAATTTTCCGGGTCGACCACACAGATCTGCGTCGAACACTTCTGGTAGCGCACATAGCGGCCAAAGGTCGCCGAGGTGCCACCGGTACCGGCGCCACAGACGATCCAGTCCGGCACCGGGTGCGGCTCCAGCGCCATCTGATGGAAGATGGTGTCGGCGATATTGTTGTTGCCGCGCCAGTCAGTAGCGCGTTCGGCATAGGTGAACTGGTCCATGTAGTGGCCGTTCAGTTCCTGTGCCAGCTGGCGCGAGACGGCGTAGATCGACTTCGGATCGTCGACCAGATGGCAGCGCCCCCCCTGAAACTCGATCGCCCGCACTTTCTCCGGCGAGGTGCCGCGCGGCATCACGGCAATGAACGGCAGGCCGAGCAGCCGGGCGAAATACGCCTCGGAAACTGCCGTCGAACCGCTCGACGCCTCGATGATGGTCGTACCTTCGCGCACCCAGCCATTGCACAGCCCGTACAGGAACAGTGAGCGCGCCAGCCGGTGCTTCAGGCTGCCGGTCGGGTGGGTCGACTCGTCCTTGAAATACAGGTGGATGCCCGGCAGCGCCGGAATGGCGAGCGGAATCAGGTGCGTATCGGACGAACGGTTGAAATCCGCTTCGATCTTCGACAGCGCGGCATTGACCCAGGCGTTCATGATTCAGCGTTCTCTTATATTTCAAAAAACGCTATTCTAATACCCGCCAACGCAATTGGTAGTAATGAATGCACGCCGTTTGTCCGACGTCGTGCCGGCCGCCGGCCGCTGGCGGTCAGCCATAAAAAACGGCGCAGGAATGCGCCGGAAAGGACAACACGAGAGGAACCGAATATTCGGTTGGCGGACCGGCGCAAGGCCGGTCCAGGGCGGTGTTTGGCGAGCATTGCGAACAGGTCCGGCAGCCCACCGTCCCTGTCCTGTCGCCGGCACCGCCGTTGAATCAGAACTTCATGCCAACGCCGAGGCCGAACACCCACGGGTTGATGTCCAGGGTGCCGAGCTTGACGCCATTGATCGCGCCGCTGGTGCCACGCACGTCGGTGCTGATCCACAGCTTCTTCACGTCGACGTTGATGAACACATTCTTGGCGATCGGGAAGTCGGCACCAACTTGCAGTGCACCACCCCAGCTGTTGCGGTCCACGTCAACGCGGCCCACTTCGGTGTTCAGGCCGACATTGTAGAAGCGGGTGTAGTTCACACCGGCGCCCACGTACGGACGGAACACATCGTGTTGCGGCATGAAGTGCCATTGCAGGGTCAGGGTCGGCGGCAGCACGCTGACCTTGCCGATATCGCCGCTACCACCACCAAGGGCGGTACGGTTGGCCGAAACCTTGTGACGCGACGTACCCAGGATCAGTTCGGCGCCGATGTTGTTGGTGATCATGTAGGTGAAGTCGAGTTCCGGGACGGTTGCGTCCTTGACATCGGCATCAAGCGGGTTGCTCAGCAGCCCGGAGGTGCTGACGTCCGGGTTCACATTGATCGCACGGAAACGGGCAATGATGTCGCCCGCATCGGCCATCGCCACCACCGGCGCGAACGCCGCCCCCACCAAAAGCGCAATCGCCAGTTTTTTCATGGCTTTATCTCCAGGATAAGTCTGCAAAAAAAGAAGTGTCGTGCCGTCGCAAAACGGCTTTTTTCTTAATATTCGCGCAATCTACCCCATGGTTTTCAAAACGGAAACATCCCATGCGCACATCATGGTCCTGATCTGCGATTGTTCTGATCCCAGTCAAATACAATTCTGTTTTCCGGCGCTCCGCCTGCCGATTTCTGCCTTCGCCGGATGTGGCTGGATAAGGCGTGAATTGACACACCCGTGCCCGAACGCCTAGCCTCCCGCGCATTCCGGAACGACACCATTCTCATATAAGGTTCGGCATGCAATACCGTGATCTGCGCGACTTCATCGCCACGCTGGAACAGCGCGGCGAACTCAGGCGCATCAGCCACCCGGTCTCTCCGCGACTGGAAATGACCGAAATCTGCGACCGCACCCTGAAAGCCGCCGGGCCGGCGCTGCTGTTTGAACAGCCGACGCATGACGGCCGGCGTTACGACTTCCCGGTACTTGGCAACCTGTTCGGCACGCCGCAGCGGGTGGCGCTGGGCATGGGCGCGGACAATGTGCTGGCGCTGCGCGAGATCGGCAAACTGCTGGCGATGCTGAAGGAGCCGGAACCGCCGAAGGGGCTGCGCGATGCGTGGGACAAGTTCCCGCTGTACCGGAAGGTGCTCGACATGGCACCGAAGCAGATCCGCCATGCGCCCTGCCAGCAGATTGTGGAAGAAGCCGGCGACGTCGATCTCGGCCGCCTGCCGATCTGGCACTGCTGGCCCGGCG
This window of the Microvirgula aerodenitrificans DSM 15089 genome carries:
- a CDS encoding Fic family protein encodes the protein MAKAHLRNTILGLLHQLASAGHPDVTPREIVFQVGASAATVRRYLDRLVDEGLVERHGRTAATRYRLPASPGAHAPVAFQRRFIDDYQPNQTFLLPESLAGTLYDEARLTGRQPAGTYASAVLGPLLTDLSCSSSRLDGGRHTLPATEALFRAVRPDVLDRDTIMLLNHKAAIEFLVDSVPRYGMTTLVVRNLHAVLMQGLLADEDGLGTIREKVICIGDSVYIPSHAPLLLGEMFEQILEKARRTRNPVEAAFFLWVSLAYLLPFEDGNERTSRLAANIPLMLCNCAPQAFLDVAPHDYAQAMVAIREQQDPSAAGELFTRSYRRSIRKYAALMAAIGQPDPFRAGYREQAGEVVRRVVRDRVALSQAVDEVAVPAQDRAAFERMARADLERLGEHNCALYRLTMRQAGGWIEAGRPLYEKG
- a CDS encoding PLP-dependent cysteine synthase family protein, whose amino-acid sequence is MNAWVNAALSKIEADFNRSSDTHLIPLAIPALPGIHLYFKDESTHPTGSLKHRLARSLFLYGLCNGWVREGTTIIEASSGSTAVSEAYFARLLGLPFIAVMPRGTSPEKVRAIEFQGGRCHLVDDPKSIYAVSRQLAQELNGHYMDQFTYAERATDWRGNNNIADTIFHQMALEPHPVPDWIVCGAGTGGTSATFGRYVRYQKCSTQICVVDPENSVFYDSYYTGDDHLTCEGGSGVEGIGRPRVEPSFIPEVVDRVIQVRNAASYGAIHFLESVLGRKCGGSTGTNLFGVCELAAGMHRNGREGAIVTLICDSGERYLDSYFNQDWLAAQGIDIAPWVERYQRFFTTGEWDG
- a CDS encoding OmpW/AlkL family protein: MKKLAIALLVGAAFAPVVAMADAGDIIARFRAINVNPDVSTSGLLSNPLDADVKDATVPELDFTYMITNNIGAELILGTSRHKVSANRTALGGGSGDIGKVSVLPPTLTLQWHFMPQHDVFRPYVGAGVNYTRFYNVGLNTEVGRVDVDRNSWGGALQVGADFPIAKNVFINVDVKKLWISTDVRGTSGAINGVKLGTLDINPWVFGLGVGMKF